In Aminivibrio pyruvatiphilus, a single window of DNA contains:
- the prxU gene encoding thioredoxin-dependent peroxiredoxin (Most members of this family contain a selenocysteine.), whose amino-acid sequence MAEEKVSCAVPASTVEGTAKEESAPAAEAKKEAVRMGVTVGMKAPDFTAPAYYKGKFTTVKLSDFAGKWVSICFYPGDFTFVUATEVSAVADRYAEFQALGVEVISISVDSQFVHKVWNDTELSKMVEGGVPFHMASDGGGAIGTVYGVYSPAQGVDFRGRFLIDPDGIIQGMEILTPPVGRNVDETLRQLQAFQHVRKTGGKEVTPSGWTPGGKVLNPGPDLVANVWKFWNPKDVYGRK is encoded by the coding sequence ATGGCTGAAGAAAAGGTTTCGTGTGCAGTTCCCGCGTCCACTGTTGAGGGAACCGCAAAAGAAGAGTCCGCGCCCGCCGCGGAAGCAAAAAAGGAGGCTGTTCGTATGGGGGTAACAGTGGGAATGAAGGCGCCGGATTTCACAGCACCGGCATATTACAAGGGCAAGTTCACCACGGTAAAGCTTTCCGATTTCGCCGGGAAGTGGGTTTCTATTTGCTTTTACCCCGGTGACTTCACATTCGTCTGAGCCACCGAAGTGTCGGCGGTCGCCGACCGTTATGCGGAATTCCAGGCTCTCGGAGTCGAAGTGATCTCGATCAGCGTTGACAGCCAGTTTGTTCACAAGGTATGGAATGATACGGAGCTTTCGAAAATGGTTGAAGGCGGCGTCCCATTCCACATGGCTTCCGACGGCGGCGGCGCCATCGGGACAGTCTACGGCGTATACAGCCCCGCCCAGGGTGTTGACTTCCGCGGCCGTTTCCTCATCGATCCGGACGGAATAATCCAGGGAATGGAAATCCTCACTCCTCCAGTAGGACGCAACGTTGACGAAACGCTCCGGCAACTTCAGGCGTTCCAGCATGTCAGAAAGACCGGCGGCAAGGAAGTGACCCCCTCCGGATGGACTCCCGGCGGCAAGGTCCTCAACCCGGGCCCGGATCTCGTGGCGAACGTCTGGAAATTCTGGAACCCCAAGGATGTTTACGGCAGGAAATAG
- a CDS encoding cation:proton antiporter: protein MNIAIDLIIVVTAGLIGGIAAKKLNQPLIFGYIIAGIIIGPYTGGITISDVDQIAGLAEIGAALLLFSLGLEFSMKSIASIKGVTIGGGAIQVFITLFVGYALARTIAAWGPVPSMWYTVAIVSSSTSVIMKTMSSRGQLGTLSSRVMLGMSIVQDIIVLPLMVLLLGFFGTELSVLGVAAPVLKVIGFVAVMVYAGSRVIPLVLKYVAGWESQELFILTVTALGLGIGYLTYAFGLSFAFGAFMAGLVLSESDYGRRTLSDISSLRDVFSLLFFVSIGMLLDPGVLRSHLLTTLLLMVATTLSRGAILSAMTYIFGYRNVIPLAAFLTMTPISEIAFIVLQTAMTAGAMGRTEYSIALNAVVLSMIFGPIVSGLVAPMYGIIKKKGIVSNVRSINLPQSALKDHVVLAGGRSLARHLGVMLGRFGIPYVIIEPGHSDFLKGKEQGLSMLLGDPSQDVVLQAAETGAAKLAVLTTSENMGTVEAIRSIRRRNRDVQILAWAAEAEDVSILRDHGVRHIVEPDFEASIEMARQTLTIFGMPATSVHREVASMRHAMYSPLLEQFPEYKAMNGLQSSTNMISLEWVYVHKGNAAADKKLAESKIRETLGVSVAAIQRSGELITNPGGELVLLPGDYICVVGTPEQNRRLIEFFKKPPQKNQ, encoded by the coding sequence ATGAATATTGCAATTGATCTCATCATCGTCGTCACTGCCGGACTGATCGGCGGAATAGCCGCGAAAAAACTCAACCAGCCGCTCATCTTCGGCTACATCATAGCCGGCATCATTATCGGACCCTACACCGGCGGCATCACCATCTCCGATGTGGACCAGATCGCCGGGCTCGCCGAAATAGGGGCGGCACTGCTCCTGTTCTCTCTCGGCCTGGAATTCTCCATGAAAAGCATCGCCTCCATCAAAGGCGTGACCATCGGAGGAGGGGCGATCCAGGTATTCATCACCCTGTTCGTCGGTTATGCCCTCGCCCGGACCATCGCAGCCTGGGGGCCCGTCCCGTCCATGTGGTACACGGTTGCCATCGTCTCGTCGAGCACGTCGGTCATTATGAAGACCATGTCCTCAAGAGGACAGCTCGGCACCCTGTCGAGCCGCGTCATGCTCGGCATGTCCATCGTGCAGGACATCATCGTCCTTCCCCTGATGGTCCTTCTGCTCGGATTCTTCGGCACGGAACTGTCGGTCCTGGGCGTTGCCGCTCCTGTCCTGAAGGTGATCGGATTCGTGGCGGTAATGGTGTACGCGGGTTCCCGGGTTATCCCCCTGGTGCTGAAATACGTGGCGGGATGGGAGTCCCAGGAACTCTTCATCCTGACCGTGACGGCCCTTGGACTGGGCATCGGCTACCTGACCTACGCCTTCGGCCTCTCTTTCGCCTTCGGGGCCTTCATGGCCGGGCTCGTGCTCAGCGAATCGGATTACGGCAGGAGGACCCTGAGCGACATTTCCTCCCTGCGGGACGTGTTCTCTCTCCTCTTCTTCGTCTCCATCGGCATGCTCCTCGATCCGGGGGTCCTGCGGTCCCATCTCCTGACCACGCTGCTGCTCATGGTGGCCACAACCCTCTCGCGGGGAGCGATCCTCTCGGCGATGACCTATATCTTCGGCTACCGGAACGTCATCCCGCTGGCGGCATTCCTCACCATGACCCCCATATCCGAAATCGCCTTCATCGTGCTCCAGACGGCCATGACCGCCGGAGCCATGGGGAGGACCGAATACTCCATCGCCCTGAACGCGGTAGTGCTCTCCATGATCTTCGGCCCCATCGTTTCGGGACTGGTGGCGCCCATGTACGGAATAATCAAGAAAAAGGGCATCGTGTCCAATGTCCGGAGCATCAACCTTCCCCAAAGCGCCTTAAAAGACCACGTGGTCCTCGCCGGAGGAAGAAGCCTGGCCAGGCACCTTGGCGTCATGCTGGGCCGGTTCGGCATACCCTATGTCATCATTGAGCCGGGCCATTCTGATTTCCTCAAGGGGAAGGAGCAGGGGCTCTCCATGCTCCTCGGTGACCCTAGCCAGGACGTGGTTCTGCAGGCGGCGGAAACAGGGGCGGCAAAACTTGCTGTGCTCACCACTTCCGAGAACATGGGGACCGTGGAGGCTATCCGGAGCATACGCAGGCGGAACAGGGACGTGCAGATCCTGGCGTGGGCGGCCGAGGCGGAGGACGTCTCCATCCTCAGGGACCACGGCGTCCGCCATATCGTCGAACCGGATTTCGAAGCCTCCATCGAGATGGCCCGGCAGACTCTCACCATCTTCGGAATGCCGGCCACATCGGTCCACAGGGAGGTGGCGTCCATGCGACACGCCATGTACAGCCCGCTTTTAGAGCAGTTCCCGGAGTACAAGGCCATGAACGGGCTCCAGTCTTCCACAAACATGATCTCCCTGGAATGGGTCTACGTTCACAAAGGAAATGCTGCCGCGGACAAAAAACTGGCGGAGTCGAAAATCCGCGAGACCCTCGGCGTTTCCGTGGCGGCAATCCAGCGGAGCGGAGAACTCATCACGAATCCCGGGGGAGAATTAGTGCTTCTTCCGGGAGATTACATCTGCGTTGTCGGCACTCCCGAGCAGAACCGCCGCCTGATCGAGTTCTTCAAAAAACCGCCGCAAAAAAACCAGTAA
- a CDS encoding DUF3754 domain-containing protein, whose amino-acid sequence MEKFIPLRTADIVEALCSEKTLSAEMSEKFRRVAGLVQAIYHYEFHGTLMQARDAYHPFNPDADTLKLCGPDEDYSARFDSMVEALEQLLEAANYRELSLDELNEIMTEAAPRGLNIEVNREKYEKILIYRRGKKRVQKTPDPAAWQNRFKKKKTEPETEEMLQRLLILIKLKSEEDVEAFYDYYTETAGETGQEKKRRLLGEAALGGRQSTPSEKGSKVPTIFLKVFKNVPVSTLETLFPDVTIRMTLVDKGLILLPLIGGLFSVVNRVIPALVVIGTVIAALALGRTINWSDFKDKLFPILAAFSVVGMITFKVFAKYKNTKEKHQARLMKTLYFHNLDNNAGVFDFLVNEAEEEECKETILAYYFLLAERNASGQPFTLEELDDRIEEWMQEKFGVAMDFEVDDAVRKLEEKGILEQKDGRYSVPSIRKTLETLDGLWDNFFPYNNEASAES is encoded by the coding sequence TTGGAGAAATTCATACCTCTGCGCACCGCTGATATCGTGGAGGCCCTGTGCAGCGAAAAGACCCTTTCGGCGGAGATGAGCGAAAAATTCCGCCGGGTGGCCGGACTTGTGCAGGCTATTTACCACTACGAGTTCCACGGTACCCTGATGCAGGCCAGGGACGCTTATCACCCCTTCAATCCCGACGCGGACACCCTGAAGCTCTGCGGCCCGGACGAAGATTACTCCGCCCGGTTCGACTCCATGGTGGAGGCCCTCGAGCAGCTCCTCGAAGCGGCGAACTACAGGGAGCTTTCCCTGGACGAACTGAACGAAATCATGACGGAAGCCGCCCCCAGGGGACTGAACATCGAGGTCAACAGGGAGAAGTACGAGAAGATCCTCATCTACCGCAGGGGAAAAAAGAGAGTGCAGAAAACCCCCGATCCCGCGGCGTGGCAGAACAGGTTCAAAAAGAAGAAAACCGAACCCGAGACTGAAGAGATGCTCCAGCGACTTCTCATCCTCATCAAGCTGAAAAGCGAGGAGGACGTGGAGGCCTTTTACGACTACTATACAGAGACCGCGGGGGAAACGGGGCAGGAGAAGAAACGCCGCCTTCTCGGCGAAGCCGCCCTGGGAGGCCGTCAGAGCACCCCGTCGGAAAAGGGCTCCAAAGTGCCCACGATTTTCCTGAAAGTGTTCAAGAACGTCCCTGTCTCCACCCTGGAGACCCTCTTCCCGGACGTGACCATCCGCATGACCCTGGTGGACAAGGGGCTCATCCTCCTTCCCCTCATCGGCGGTCTCTTCAGCGTGGTGAACCGGGTCATTCCGGCCCTGGTGGTCATCGGCACGGTCATCGCGGCCCTGGCCCTGGGACGGACCATCAACTGGAGCGATTTCAAGGACAAGCTCTTCCCCATCCTCGCCGCCTTTTCCGTGGTGGGCATGATCACCTTCAAGGTCTTCGCGAAGTACAAGAACACCAAGGAAAAGCACCAGGCCCGGCTCATGAAGACCCTGTACTTCCACAACCTGGACAACAACGCCGGGGTATTCGACTTCCTGGTGAACGAGGCCGAGGAAGAAGAGTGCAAGGAAACCATCCTGGCCTACTACTTCCTCCTGGCGGAGCGGAACGCTTCGGGACAGCCCTTTACACTGGAGGAGCTGGACGACCGGATCGAGGAGTGGATGCAGGAAAAGTTCGGTGTCGCCATGGACTTCGAGGTGGACGATGCCGTCCGCAAACTGGAGGAGAAGGGAATCCTCGAGCAGAAGGACGGGCGGTATTCCGTCCCCTCCATCCGGAAGACCCTGGAAACCCTGGACGGCCTGTGGGACAACTTCTTCCCCTACAACAACGAAGCTTCCGCGGAGTCCTGA
- a CDS encoding alpha/beta hydrolase: protein MRMRFLVYLAAGYVCLVLAAYIFAGSLIFFPRRELDGNPSERGLPFEDVSFRAGDGTSLHGWFLPGKGRGTVLFCHGNAGNISHRMDSLEIFHRLGLSVFIFDYRGYGKSEGKPTEEGVYSDAEGAWRYLAEDRKIPPGEIVIFGRSLGGAVAAQAAERFRPAGLILESTFTSLADAGRHHYFFLPVGLIVGDAFNTLGRMKNISCPVLVAASPDDEIIPGEHGRILYGAAREPKMFLPLKGDHNWGFIYTGRAYSDGLERFFSSLFGDGKGKNEVE, encoded by the coding sequence ATGCGCATGAGGTTTCTGGTGTACCTTGCCGCCGGGTATGTCTGCCTGGTCCTGGCGGCCTATATCTTCGCCGGGTCGCTCATCTTCTTTCCCCGGAGGGAGCTGGACGGCAATCCTTCGGAACGGGGGCTCCCCTTCGAGGACGTCTCCTTCCGGGCGGGGGACGGCACGTCCCTCCACGGGTGGTTCCTTCCGGGTAAGGGCCGGGGCACTGTGCTCTTCTGCCACGGGAACGCGGGGAACATTTCCCACCGGATGGATTCCCTGGAGATATTCCACCGCCTGGGGCTGTCGGTCTTTATCTTCGACTACCGGGGGTACGGGAAGAGCGAGGGGAAGCCCACCGAGGAGGGTGTCTACAGCGATGCGGAGGGAGCCTGGCGGTATCTCGCCGAAGACCGGAAGATTCCTCCCGGTGAGATCGTGATTTTCGGCCGCTCCCTCGGGGGAGCCGTGGCGGCGCAGGCAGCGGAGCGGTTCCGGCCGGCGGGGCTTATTCTCGAGTCCACCTTCACCTCCCTCGCCGACGCGGGGAGGCACCACTACTTTTTCCTTCCGGTGGGGCTGATCGTGGGGGACGCCTTCAACACCCTCGGACGGATGAAGAACATCTCCTGCCCGGTGCTCGTGGCCGCAAGCCCCGATGACGAGATCATCCCGGGAGAGCACGGCCGGATCCTCTACGGGGCAGCCCGGGAGCCGAAAATGTTTCTGCCCCTGAAGGGGGACCACAACTGGGGCTTCATCTACACCGGCCGGGCGTATTCCGACGGGCTGGAACGTTTTTTCTCTTCGCTCTTCGGTGACGGGAAGGGAAAAAATGAAGTAGAATAG
- a CDS encoding cation:proton antiporter: protein MGIATDLIIVVLAGLLGGFAARKLNQPLILGYILAGVIIGPYTGGITVSGVEEIESLAEIGVALLLFSLGLEFSIRSILPIRAVALGGTGIQIVLTIAIGLGIGRFMGWETIPSLWFSVAVISSSTAVILKTLASKRQMGTLSSRVMLGMSIVQDILVIPLMVLLVNLNSTGFSAAGILMPVVKVVIFVAVMFYVGARYIPLVLKAVAGWESRELFLLTVTTIGLGIGYLTYMFDLSFAFGAFMAGLVLSESDYGRRALSDLIPVRDIFGLLFFVTIGMLLDPFFLASRFAIILGLFAAATLGKGAVLGLVTRLFGYGRVIPLAAFFGMIPISEIAFIVLQEALGSGAIGQEMYSLSLNTVIVSMILGPLISGLTAPIYSFTLKLRKPSAVRSVNLPESGLRDHVVLAGGGTFARRMAEILTGLGIPHVIVEPVHDSFLKGKTAGLTLILGNPAQDVILEAAAPEHARLCVVTAQDPLDAMDIIRALRRRTGEGTILALSVSDEHLPFLEENAVREIIRPDVEAGLEMARQVLLYLDFPATAVQNELNAMRRALYGSLYTALPEYEASARLRDAACLMSMEWVFLHEGTPLAGKPLAESGIRQDFGVSVVAVGRDGHVITGPDGSFRLEAGDYLGIVGDPERNARFLLSQKPGIGK from the coding sequence ATGGGCATCGCTACTGACCTTATTATCGTTGTCCTCGCAGGGCTTCTCGGAGGTTTCGCCGCCAGGAAGCTGAACCAGCCGCTCATATTGGGATACATTCTCGCTGGAGTCATCATCGGCCCCTACACCGGGGGCATCACCGTAAGCGGAGTGGAAGAAATTGAGAGCCTGGCGGAAATCGGGGTGGCCCTCCTGCTGTTTTCTCTGGGGCTTGAGTTTTCCATCAGGAGCATTCTTCCCATCCGGGCAGTGGCCCTGGGGGGAACCGGGATCCAGATAGTCCTCACCATTGCCATCGGATTGGGGATCGGCCGCTTCATGGGATGGGAGACCATTCCCTCCCTCTGGTTCTCCGTGGCAGTCATTTCCTCGAGCACTGCGGTCATCCTGAAAACACTTGCATCAAAAAGGCAGATGGGAACCCTTTCGAGCCGTGTAATGCTTGGAATGTCAATTGTCCAGGACATCCTCGTCATCCCCCTGATGGTGCTTCTCGTGAACCTCAACTCCACGGGCTTTTCGGCAGCGGGGATCCTGATGCCGGTCGTGAAGGTCGTGATTTTCGTTGCCGTGATGTTCTACGTGGGCGCACGGTATATTCCTCTCGTCCTGAAAGCAGTGGCAGGCTGGGAATCCCGGGAGCTCTTCCTGCTCACAGTGACCACCATAGGGCTCGGCATTGGATATCTGACATACATGTTCGATCTTTCCTTCGCTTTCGGCGCTTTCATGGCAGGACTTGTTCTGAGCGAGTCAGACTACGGAAGAAGGGCCCTGAGCGACCTGATACCCGTGAGGGACATCTTCGGCCTTCTCTTTTTTGTCACCATCGGCATGCTCCTGGATCCCTTCTTTCTTGCATCACGGTTCGCCATTATCCTCGGGCTTTTTGCTGCCGCGACCCTGGGGAAAGGAGCAGTCCTCGGCCTGGTGACCCGTCTTTTCGGCTACGGCAGGGTCATTCCCCTGGCGGCCTTTTTCGGAATGATACCCATATCGGAAATCGCCTTCATCGTGCTCCAGGAGGCTCTCGGCTCGGGGGCCATCGGGCAGGAAATGTACTCCCTGTCGCTGAACACCGTGATCGTCTCCATGATCCTCGGGCCGCTGATCTCCGGCCTGACCGCCCCCATCTATTCCTTCACCCTGAAACTCAGGAAACCCTCCGCCGTCCGCTCGGTGAACCTTCCCGAATCCGGCCTCAGGGATCACGTGGTCCTTGCCGGGGGCGGAACCTTCGCCCGCCGGATGGCGGAAATCCTGACGGGGCTCGGTATACCCCACGTCATCGTGGAACCTGTCCACGACAGCTTCCTGAAGGGGAAAACCGCCGGACTCACCCTGATCCTCGGCAATCCCGCCCAGGACGTCATTCTCGAGGCGGCAGCCCCCGAGCATGCCCGTCTCTGCGTGGTCACCGCCCAGGATCCCCTGGACGCCATGGACATCATCCGGGCCCTGCGCCGCCGGACCGGGGAGGGAACGATCCTTGCCCTCTCGGTGAGCGATGAGCACCTCCCCTTCCTGGAAGAAAACGCCGTCAGGGAAATCATCCGGCCCGACGTGGAAGCGGGGCTGGAGATGGCCCGCCAGGTGCTTCTGTACCTGGACTTCCCGGCCACGGCGGTCCAGAACGAACTGAACGCCATGCGCCGGGCACTCTACGGATCCCTCTACACCGCACTGCCGGAATACGAGGCTTCCGCCAGGCTGCGGGACGCCGCCTGCCTCATGAGCATGGAGTGGGTCTTTCTCCACGAAGGCACGCCCCTGGCGGGGAAACCCCTGGCCGAGTCCGGCATCAGGCAGGATTTCGGCGTGTCCGTGGTGGCCGTGGGCCGGGACGGCCATGTGATCACGGGCCCGGACGGATCGTTCCGCCTGGAGGCCGGCGACTACCTGGGCATCGTGGGCGACCCGGAGCGGAACGCCAGATTTCTCCTCTCCCAGAAGCCCGGTATTGGAAAATGA
- a CDS encoding tetratricopeptide repeat protein: MKNRKGADPMGKRAILLSVLVCVLVFSAAAWGAGPEDFFNAGMKAAGAGDWERAAVALRRAVSLKEDYPEAHFNLGVALSGLKRFGEAAVSYRRATELRPSYAPAWNGLGAACRELEQFEEAEAAFRKAAETDGKYWVPHYNLGDLYAALGKNDRAIESLKHAVNLSPRSVEPRLKLGAVYASLKQYGNALPQFEQAREIRQDIPEIHYSEGICHAGLQNQEKAAGAFRRAVKLRPVYPLAWYNLGVSLFSLNRQEEAAEAFEKAVEQAPEYPYAHNNLARVYLGLNRVREAKKAALEAVRLAPEFAMAHSNLGFCLIGEKKYPEAEKSFSEALRLAPGYADAHYGRGVAFAGMGKKDGLKKEAEILRTIDPEKADRLEAIASGMK, translated from the coding sequence ATGAAGAACAGAAAAGGAGCTGATCCCATGGGAAAACGAGCGATACTCCTTTCCGTCCTTGTCTGTGTCCTGGTGTTTTCGGCAGCGGCATGGGGAGCGGGGCCGGAGGATTTTTTCAACGCCGGAATGAAGGCCGCCGGGGCGGGCGACTGGGAACGGGCCGCCGTTGCCCTGCGCCGGGCGGTTTCACTGAAGGAGGATTACCCGGAGGCCCATTTCAACCTCGGGGTTGCCCTGTCCGGCCTGAAGCGGTTCGGGGAGGCGGCTGTATCCTACAGAAGGGCCACGGAGCTCAGGCCGTCGTATGCCCCCGCATGGAACGGCCTCGGCGCGGCCTGCAGGGAGCTGGAGCAGTTCGAGGAAGCCGAGGCGGCCTTCCGGAAAGCCGCTGAAACAGACGGGAAATACTGGGTACCCCACTACAACCTCGGAGACCTGTATGCCGCCCTAGGAAAGAACGACCGGGCAATCGAATCCCTCAAGCACGCCGTGAACCTGTCACCCCGTTCCGTGGAACCCCGGCTGAAGCTCGGTGCGGTCTACGCCTCGCTGAAGCAGTACGGGAACGCCCTTCCCCAGTTCGAGCAGGCCCGGGAGATACGGCAGGACATTCCGGAAATCCATTATTCCGAAGGCATCTGCCATGCCGGGCTGCAGAACCAGGAAAAGGCCGCCGGGGCCTTCCGGCGGGCCGTGAAGCTCCGCCCCGTCTACCCTCTGGCGTGGTACAACCTGGGGGTGTCCCTCTTCAGCCTCAATCGGCAGGAAGAGGCGGCAGAAGCCTTTGAAAAGGCGGTGGAGCAGGCTCCCGAATATCCCTATGCCCACAATAACCTGGCCAGGGTCTACCTTGGGCTGAACAGGGTTCGGGAGGCCAAAAAGGCCGCCCTGGAGGCCGTCCGGCTGGCGCCGGAATTCGCCATGGCCCATTCGAACCTGGGTTTTTGCCTTATCGGCGAGAAGAAGTACCCCGAGGCCGAAAAATCCTTCTCCGAAGCCCTCCGGCTGGCCCCCGGCTACGCCGACGCCCATTACGGGAGGGGAGTTGCCTTTGCGGGAATGGGAAAGAAGGACGGCCTGAAAAAAGAAGCGGAAATCCTGAGAACAATCGACCCCGAAAAGGCGGACCGGCTGGAGGCCATCGCCTCGGGGATGAAGTAG
- a CDS encoding YidE/YbjL duplication, whose translation MDFLDSLLKNHLFLMSLTVALGIFVGKISVRGINLGISGALFVGLFIGAWGYTVPNDYFTWNLMFFVVAVGLLAAEDTARVVKRYGFRFILLSVAVTGMGALATLIMGILFAGEASPHMIAGTYTGALTSSPGLGAALEATGGNPDVTIGYSVAYPFGVMAVVLFVQLIPAIFGIDVAKEKEKLAAEKKTLSPAEENKRPESPAFSLLSFVFCILGGTILGRVSVPLGGLGSIALGTTGGALLFALGAGSFERIGPFPMRMDKKVLSAIRSISLGFFLAIVGLNAGGGVVKAFLEHGVLLMAVGIGAALAAEMTGFFLGYYLWKINWIILAGAICGAMTSTPGLGAAIDATGTDEVSAGYGGAYPVAIVCMVLFTTMLHSFFH comes from the coding sequence ATGGACTTTCTAGATTCCCTGTTGAAGAACCACCTGTTTCTCATGAGCCTCACCGTGGCCCTCGGCATTTTCGTGGGCAAAATCTCCGTCCGGGGCATCAATCTCGGCATCTCCGGCGCCCTGTTCGTGGGCCTCTTTATCGGGGCGTGGGGGTACACCGTTCCCAACGACTATTTCACCTGGAACCTCATGTTCTTCGTGGTGGCCGTGGGGCTCCTCGCAGCCGAGGACACCGCCCGGGTGGTGAAGCGCTACGGCTTCAGGTTCATCCTCCTTTCCGTGGCGGTGACCGGCATGGGCGCCCTGGCGACGCTGATCATGGGCATCCTTTTCGCCGGGGAGGCATCACCCCACATGATCGCCGGAACCTACACGGGAGCCCTGACCAGCTCTCCCGGGCTGGGGGCGGCCCTGGAGGCCACGGGAGGGAACCCGGACGTCACCATAGGCTACTCCGTGGCCTACCCCTTCGGGGTCATGGCTGTGGTGCTCTTTGTCCAGCTCATCCCCGCCATCTTCGGGATCGACGTGGCGAAGGAGAAGGAAAAGCTCGCCGCCGAAAAGAAGACCCTTTCCCCGGCGGAGGAGAACAAACGGCCCGAATCTCCCGCCTTCTCCCTGCTCTCCTTCGTCTTCTGCATCCTCGGGGGAACGATCCTCGGCAGGGTCTCCGTCCCTCTGGGCGGCCTGGGGTCCATCGCCCTGGGCACCACGGGAGGGGCGCTCCTCTTCGCCCTCGGGGCGGGGAGCTTCGAGCGCATCGGCCCCTTCCCCATGAGAATGGACAAGAAGGTCCTCTCCGCCATCCGGAGCATCTCCCTCGGGTTCTTCCTCGCCATCGTGGGGCTGAACGCCGGGGGCGGAGTGGTGAAGGCCTTCCTGGAGCACGGTGTCCTGCTTATGGCTGTTGGCATCGGCGCGGCCCTCGCGGCGGAGATGACGGGATTTTTCCTGGGGTACTACCTCTGGAAGATCAACTGGATCATCCTCGCCGGGGCCATCTGCGGGGCCATGACCAGCACGCCCGGCCTCGGGGCGGCCATCGACGCCACCGGCACCGACGAGGTGAGCGCCGGCTACGGGGGCGCCTACCCGGTGGCCATCGTCTGCATGGTGCTCTTCACCACCATGCTCCATTCCTTCTTTCACTGA
- a CDS encoding tryptophanase, protein MVTRVPPEPFRIKMVEPVHVPDQQERERALEAGHFNMFGLKSADVYIDLLTDSGTGAMSKQQWAAIMMGDEAYAGADSFYSLKKAVKDVLGFDYTIPVHQGRAAENVVFGSLVKEGDVIPFNMPFDTTRGHIFNAKASSVDCVIDEAFDRETPHPFKGNVDIAKLEKALADNRGRVPFIMVTITNNSGGGQPVSLKNLRDVSAVAKKHGIPLLLDAARMAENAWFIKNREPDCRDMTVAEILKATMDTADAITVSCKKDPLVNIGGLVACRTEEMYYKVVPRVILFEGFATYGGLAGRDLEALAVGLREMVNEQHLTHRIAQVRYLGELLTEGGVPCIQPIGGHAVFIDAGAFLPHIPQGSYPADVLSIEIYREGAVRGIGLGALAFENVDEKTGARTFPKLELYRLAINRRTYTNSHMEYVAETIINVYNRRDSIRYGLEITYEPPVKGLKHFLAHLRPKNL, encoded by the coding sequence ATGGTCACCAGAGTTCCCCCCGAGCCCTTCCGCATCAAGATGGTGGAACCCGTCCACGTCCCCGACCAGCAGGAACGGGAACGGGCGCTGGAAGCAGGGCATTTCAACATGTTCGGCCTGAAGTCCGCGGACGTGTACATCGATCTTCTCACCGATTCAGGCACCGGAGCCATGAGCAAGCAGCAGTGGGCCGCCATCATGATGGGCGACGAGGCCTACGCCGGAGCGGACAGCTTCTACAGCCTGAAGAAGGCGGTGAAGGACGTCCTGGGCTTCGACTATACCATTCCCGTCCACCAGGGCCGGGCCGCCGAGAACGTGGTCTTCGGCTCCCTCGTGAAGGAAGGGGACGTGATCCCCTTCAACATGCCCTTCGACACCACCAGGGGGCACATCTTCAACGCGAAGGCCTCCTCCGTGGACTGCGTCATCGACGAAGCCTTCGACCGGGAGACCCCCCACCCCTTCAAGGGCAACGTGGACATCGCCAAGCTTGAAAAGGCCCTCGCGGACAACAGGGGGCGGGTGCCCTTCATCATGGTCACCATCACCAACAACTCCGGCGGAGGCCAGCCCGTGAGCCTGAAAAACCTCCGGGACGTGTCCGCCGTAGCCAAAAAGCACGGCATTCCCCTGCTCCTCGACGCGGCCCGCATGGCGGAGAACGCATGGTTCATCAAGAACCGGGAGCCGGACTGCCGGGACATGACAGTGGCGGAGATCCTGAAGGCCACCATGGACACCGCCGACGCCATCACCGTGTCCTGCAAGAAGGACCCCCTGGTGAACATCGGCGGCCTCGTGGCCTGCCGCACCGAGGAAATGTACTATAAGGTCGTCCCCCGGGTCATCCTCTTCGAGGGCTTCGCCACCTACGGCGGCCTCGCCGGCAGGGATCTCGAGGCCCTTGCCGTTGGACTCCGGGAGATGGTGAACGAGCAGCATCTCACCCACCGCATCGCCCAGGTCCGCTACCTCGGCGAGCTGCTCACCGAAGGCGGAGTGCCCTGCATCCAGCCCATCGGTGGCCATGCCGTCTTCATCGACGCCGGGGCCTTCCTTCCCCACATCCCTCAGGGATCCTACCCCGCCGACGTGCTTTCCATCGAGATCTACCGGGAAGGGGCAGTCAGGGGCATCGGCCTCGGGGCCCTGGCCTTCGAGAATGTTGACGAGAAGACGGGAGCCCGCACCTTCCCGAAGCTCGAGCTCTACCGCCTGGCCATCAACCGCAGGACCTACACCAACAGCCACATGGAGTACGTGGCTGAGACCATAATCAACGTATACAACCGCCGGGATTCCATCCGGTACGGGCTGGAGATCACCTACGAACCCCCGGTGAAGGGGCTGAAGCACTTCCTCGCCCATCTCAGGCCGAAGAACCTGTAA